The following are encoded together in the Tribolium castaneum strain GA2 chromosome 3, icTriCast1.1, whole genome shotgun sequence genome:
- the cactin gene encoding splicing factor Cactin, producing the protein MPKHDYSSHRSRSPVRSRKSTNKKYSSDSSDGYKRHDSKKRSHSRKDKKSGHRSDSSRKDHKKHKRRDSESDSSSSSTSSDDSLVLLQKLKEERIKALEERKREKELRKATETPEEKRLRRLAKKQAKERKRKERMGWDNEYLHYTNTDNPFGDGNLLSTFVWTKKLAKEGLTGVTPEELEARNRHKQEENKRELEKVKKRRLERELERQKREEEMQLLQRSKEAAQFEEWERQEDQFHLEQARLRSHIRIQDGRAKPIDLLAKYISAEEEVDAVEMHEPYTYLNGLHIKDLEDLVEDIKVYEELERGKNLDYWNDITVIVEDELQKLRKLEKQNEFDMGVNRREGINQAVAADVTSVFKGKTSSQLAALQKQIESKINGKADGIDIGYWESLLSQLKAHMARARLRDRHQDSLRRKLQVLKAEQAVTTPAPEETTPSTESHVKEEPEPKPGTSQEEKSDDENEKTADEHASDILNEYFDAYEAGGYSPKFLSPEDIEPGTIVVTEEDDLKRLEFARMQMSGGGKKHEHAITKEEILLQREARKGMGDDEAQFSVEAALDNQVYLWSDKYRPRKPRYFNRVHTGFEWNKYNQTHYDMDNPPPKIVQGYKFNIFYPDLIDKNSTPEYFLTPCPENREFAILRFHAGPPYEDIAFKIVNREWEYSYKRGFRCQFHNNIFQLWFHFKRYRYRR; encoded by the exons atgccAAAACATGACTACTCCAGTCATCG CTCCAGGTCACCAGTTCGCTCCCGCAaatcaacaaacaaaaaatactcgTCAGATTCAAGTGACGGTTACAAAAGGCACGATTCAAAGAAACGTTCGCATTCCAGAAAAGATAAGAAAAGTGGCCATCGGAGTGACTCTTCTAGAAAAGatcataaaaaacataaacgaCGCGACTCAGAGTCAGACTCAAGCAGTAGCAGCACCTCCTCTGATGACTCTTTAGTATTGCtccaaaaattgaaagaagAACGAATTAAAGCTCTTGAAGAGCGCAAACGTGAGAAAGAACTAAGGAAGGCCACTGAAACGCCAGAGGAGAAGCGTTTGAGACGTTTAGCCAAAAAACAAGCGAAAGAGAGGAAACGCAAAGAACGTATGGGGTGGGACAATGAATATCTCCATTATACCAATACAGATAACCCGTTTGGTGACGGGAATCTACTATCAACGTTTGTgtggacaaaaaaattggcgAAAGAGGGGCTAACTGGTGTGACTCCTGAAGAACTAGAAGCGAGGAATCGCCACAAACAGGAGGAGAACAAACGAGAATTGGAAAAGGTAAAGAAGCGAAGATTAGAGAGGGAACTAGAGAGACAGAAGCGGGAGGAAGAAATGCAGTTACTACAAAGGAGTAAAGAGGCGGCGCAGTTTGAAGAATGGGAACGTCAAGAGGACCAGTTTCATTTAGAACAAGCCAGACTAAGATCACACATTCGAATACAAGACGGGCGAGCTAAACCGATTGATTTACTCGCAAAATATATCAGTGCAGAGGAAGAAGTAGACGCCGTTGAGATGCACGAACCTTACACTTACCTAAACGGGTTACACATCAAAGATTTAGAAGACTTGGTTGAAGACATTAAAGTTTATGAGGAGCTAGAACGGGGGAAAAACCTAGACTATTGGAACGACATTACCGTAATCGTCGAAGACGAGCTGCAAAAACTCCGAAAATTAGAAAAGCAAAATGAATTCGACATGGGGGTGAACAGAAGAGAAGGCATCAATCAGGCAGTTGCCGCCGACGTCACCTCAGTCTTCAAAGGAAAGACTTCGTCCCAGCTGGCGGCCCTGCAGAAACAAATCGAAAGCAAGATAAACGGCAAAGCTGATGGCATAGATATAGGCTACTGGGAGTCGCTACTGTCGCAACTAAAAG CTCACATGGCCAGAGCCCGCTTGCGAGACCGCCACCAGGACAGTCTCCGACGCAAACTGCAAGTCCTTAAAGCCGAACAAGCGGTCACAACCCCAGCCCCTGAGGAAACAACCCCATCTACGGAATCCCACGTCAAGGAAGAACCTGAACCCAAACCCGGGACTTCCCAGGAGGAGAAAAGTGACGATGAAAATGAAAA GACCGCGGACGAACACGCCAGCGACATCCTGAACGAATACTTCGACGCGTACGAAGCCGGCGGCTACAGCCCCAAGTTCCTCTCACCCGAAGACATTGAGCCCGGGACTATCGTCGTGACCGAAGAAGATGACCTCAAACGCCTGGAATTCGCACGCATGCAGATGTCTGGAGGCGGCAAAAAGCACGAACACGCCATAACTAAGGAGGAAATTTTACTACAACGCGAAGCCCGCAAGGGCATGGGTGACGATGAGGCCCAGTTTTCGGTCGAAGCGGCTCTGGACAACCAAGTGTACTTGTGGTCCGATAAGTACAGACCGAGGAAACCCAGATACTTCAATAGGGTGCACACAGGTTTTGAGTGGAATAAGTACAACCAGACCCATTATGACATGGACAATCCGCCCCCGAAAATCGTACAGGGCTACaagtttaacattttttacccGGATTTGATCGACAAGAATAGCACGCCCGAGTATTTTTTG ACTCCGTGTCCAGAAAATCGGGAATTTGCCATTTTGCGGTTCCACGCAGGGCCGCCGTATGAAGACATTGCGTTTAAGATCGTGAACAGGGAGTGGGAATATTCGTACAAGAGGGGGTTCAGGTGCCAGTTTCACAACAACATTTTTCAATTGTGGTTCCACTTTAAGAGGTACAGATACCGAAGATAG
- the LOC664550 gene encoding uncharacterized protein LOC664550, with protein sequence MTLKTEAKKTKRKARPFLVLPLLENLSLKKLNMPKKTNLKLFTKTWPQKKDGKKEERPLTATLDKPTVLNISLIGIIDMSTVRKEFLNISNLCRFPIALTITKRKKTPVINRPLSLPSPEKHKGCKKRPETSEDSYEEEESMSIQSAKIKPGKTNTTVKKPSILSKKKPLSDANNNTKTFKIPRKRAGTVAKLLEVNKNDLGKSTKLPEPCKTCGRPDQPERFHSHPATPLKIVKKEEPPKMKSTVQKPVAMKYKSKQSAEKKALPPAQRKPSLPAQKLVHTPPNVGVSPETATPRVKSAKRTLTCYLCGREFGTASLPLHEPKCLQKWERENASLPKHMQRKPPVKPDQALTPDEWNQYAWEASQATLTPCPKCGRTFYPDRLLVHQRSCKVVQDSSVKMESVSSGKLTLRSKLRLVFNNITVEPILVCFVLPCVMANLATQNLNMDKACRVNLHLSEQVCDGLALRDVSRYNQSDEVAVQKLVATMNAWKNVIQSFVPSLLLLFLGSWSDRHKRRKPCFLGPIIGEMVTCMGLLLCTFFYYQLPVEYNVFFEAVPPSLTGGWFAMFMAVFSYVGGITSVQTRTLRIGAVNIFVNISFTVGNALSGILYQHVGYYGIFSLSLLFYTIGFLYGLLIVKEIPNEGKTTNHKSFLRDFFDTKHIAETFEVAFKEGKRNRKARICAMMVLCMVIMGPMHGEVSVLYLFVRYKFGWNEIDYSIYSTFYVITHMFGTLLSLILFTKVLKIDDAALGVVSSASRIVASMVYAFAPNAFTFYVGALIEIFNGTTFIAMRSIISKLVPPDELGKINSLFGLSEAMVPIIYGPLYSIVYKHTINYLPGTFFIVGGALTVPSLFIFCWLYREHKKDLEEDAQTQISKSSVDKSIPPAPMGPPSEECYICGKMFGTHSIKIHEKQCLKKWHVENDSLPADIRAPEPKKGEVGKVRQSPEPSSRRSSVEKEEKPSSGKKSPMFPCYICGRLFTVNSIYIHEPQCLKMWKIENDKLPPHKRRPQPLKPDIKFTQDGKIDYEATNEAKWQSHLSQLVPCQFCSRTFNPDRVEVHERSCKG encoded by the exons ATGACGCTTAAGACTGAAGCTAAGAAAACAAAACGAAAAGCGCGCCCTTTTTTGGTACTACCGCTACTCGAaaatctctcattgaaaaaattaaacatgcctaagaaaacaaatttaaaattgttcacGAAAACTTGGCCCCAGAAGAAAGATGGGAAGAAAGAAGAGCGTCCACTTACTGCAACTTTAGATAAACCAACAGTACTCAACATAAGTCTAATAGGAATAATTGATATGAGTACAGTTCGCAAAGAATTCCTCAACATTTCAAACCTGTGCCGGTTTCCAATCGCGCTCACTATAACAAAACGAAAGAAAACGCCTGTGATTAACCGCCCCCTCAGCCTTCCATCCCCCGAGAAACACAAAGGGTGCAAAAAACGGCCCGAAACGAGCGAAGACAGCTACGAGGAAGAGGAAAGTATGAGCATCCAAAGCGCTAAAATCAAACCCGGCAAAACCAACACCACCGTTAAAAAACCCAGCATCTTATCGAAAAAGAAGCCCCTCAGCGACGCTAACAACAACACGAAAACGTTCAAAATCCCACGCAAGCGTGCTGGTACTGTTGCTAAATTACTCGAAGTTAACAAAAACGATTTGGGCAAATCGACCAAACTGCCGGAACCTTGCAAAACCTGCGGCCGCCCAGACCAGCCAGAGAGGTTCCACAGCCATCCAGCCACCCCTCTGAAAATTGTCAAGAAGGAAGAACCCCCGAAAA TGAAGAGCACCGTTCAGAAACCGGTGGCAATGAAATACAAGTCGAAACAGAGTGCGGAAAAGAAGGCTTTGCCGCCCGCGCAGCGAAAGCCGTCCTTACCGGCCCAGAAGCTCGTCCACACGCCCCCGAATGTGGGGGTGAGCCCCGAGACGGCCACCCCGCGAGTCAAGTCGGCGAAGCGGACGCTCACGTGTTATCTCTGCGGACGCGAGTTCGGCACGGCTTCCTTGCCTCTGCACGAGCCCAAATGTCTGCAG AAGTGGGAGAGGGAAAACGCCAGCTTGCCTAAGCACATGCAGAGAAAACCACCGGTTAAACCGGACCAAGCCTTAACCCCCGACGAATGGAACCAATACGCCTGGGAGGCCTCACAG GCCACTCTGACGCCGTGCCCCAAGTGCGGGCGCACCTTCTACCCCGACCGGCTCCTTGTGCACCAGCGTAGCTGCAAAGTCGTCCAAGACAGC TCGGTCAAAATGGAGAGTGTCTCCAGCGGGAAACTGACCCTCCGATCGAAACTCCGCCTGGTCTTTAACAATATCACGGTTGAACCCATCCTGGTATGTTTCGTCCTTCCGTGCGTGATGGCCAACTTGGCCACGCAAAATCTCAACATGGACAAGGCCTGTCGAGTTAATCTCCATTTAAGTGAACAAGTTTGTGATGGATTGGCTCTTCGTGACGTCTCCAGGTACAACCAGAGTGATGAAGTGGCCGTCCAGAAGTTGGTAGCGACGATGAACGCGTGGAAAAATGTGATTCAGTCATTCGTGCCTTCGCTCCTTCTCTTGTTCCTGGGATCGTGGAGTGACAGACACAAACGGCGGAAACCCTGCTTTCTGGGCCCCATAATCGGGGAAATGGTGACCTGTATGGGGCTCCTCCTTTGTACTTTCTTCTATTACCAATTGCCAGTagaatacaatgtgttttttgaAGCAGTACCACCGTCACTCACTGGAGGGTGGTTTGCTATGTTCATGGCCGTTTTTAGTTACGTTGGAGGAATCACAAGTGTTCAGACGAGGACTCTCCGAATCGGAGCCGTCAACATCTTTGTCAATATCAGCTTCACTGTTGGCAATGCTTTGAGTGGGATCCTGTACCAACATGTTGGGTACTATGGGATTTTCTCCTTGTCTCTCCTGTTTTACACTATAGGCTTCCTCTATGGCCTTTTAATTGTCAAAGAAATTCCAAATGAGGGGAAAACCACCAACCACAAAAGCTTCCttcgtgatttttttgatacaaaACACATCGCCGAGACGTTTGAAGTTGCTTTCAAAGAAGGTAAAAGAAACCGGAAGGCTAGGATTTGTGCTATGATGGTTTTGTGTATGGTGATTATGGGACCCATGCATG GAGAAGTTAGCGTTTTGTACTTATTCGTTCGTTACAAGTTCGGATGGAACGAGATTGATTACAGCATATACTCCACTTTTTACGTGATCACTCACATGTTTG GCACTCTACTCTCATTAAttctttttacaaaagttcTGAAAATTGACGATGCCGCTCTTGGTGTTGTATCTAGTGCCAGTCGGATAGTGGCATCCATGGTTTATGCTTTTGCCCCAAACGCATTCACTTTTTATGTTG GAGCTTTGATTGAGATTTTCAACGGTACCACTTTTATTGCCATGCGTTCGATAATATCAAAATTGGTACCACCAGACGAATTGGGAAAAATCAATTCGTTATTCGGGCTTTCTGAAGCAATGGTACCAATTATCTACGGCCCCCTTTACAGTATTGTGTACAAACACACCATAAATTACCTCCCGGGGACCTTTTTCATAGTCGGCGGTGCCCTTACAGTACCATCTCTCTTCATATTTTG CTGGTTGTACCGCGAGCACAAGAAAGACCTCGAGGAAGACGCCCAAACCCAAATT TCAAAATCCTCCGTCGACAAATCAATACCCCCAGCGCCCATGGGTCCCCCCAGCGAGGAGTGCTACATCTGCGGTAAAATGTTCGGGACGCACTCCATTAAAATCCACGAAAAGCAGTGTCTCAAAAAATGGCACGTGGAGAATGACTCACTACCGGCGGATATCCGGGCCCCGGAACCCAAAAAAGGGGAAGTTGGGAAAGTGCGCCAAAGTCCGGAGCCCAGCTCCCGGAGGAGCAGTGTGGAGAAAGAAGAGAAGCCCTCGTCCGGGAAGAAGTCGCCGATGTTTCCTTGCTATATCTGCGGCCGGCTCTTTACAGTCAACTCGATCTACATACACGAACCGCAGTGCTTGAAAATGTGGAAGATTGAAAACGACAAATTACCGCCACATAAAAGGAGGCCGCAACCACTCAAACCTGATATTAAGTTCACAC AAGATGGTAAAATAGATTACGAAGCGACGAACGAAGCCAAGTGGCAGAGTCACTTAAGTCAGTTGGTTCCTTGTCAATTCTGCTCCAGGACTTTCAACCCAGACAGGGTGGAAGTGCACGAGAGGAGCTGCAAGGGTTAA
- the LOC664560 gene encoding lysosomal acid glucosylceramidase, with product MLAKLILLQLMSAFALGQDCLSRDYGNGGTVCVCNSNHCDTVPKPKKLEPSELLIYTSNKAGLRFNLEKTNFKPCAFSDRIVIDPKTKYQTILGWGGAFTDAAGINIASLEESLQTKLLESYFSENGLEYSLCRVPIGGTDFSVRAYSYDDGKEDKDLTNFKLAEEDHKYKIPYIKKALELTENRLKLFASAWTAPKWMKTDGQYAGLGGSLKKEMYQTWVDYFIKFFDSYKEQGISFWGVTTGNEPSLAISPTNRINNVGWGPKNMGTWVRDNLGPTIRNSAYSDMKIMILDDQRSLLPWYADEVLKDNTVRKYVDGVAVHWYHNIWPLFWPASVLTFTHWHFPEKFILATEACNGVGEESVVLGSWERGEKYSYDIIKDLQNWVTGWIDWNMVLDLSGGPTYISNNVDAPIIVNASAGEFYKQPMYYHLGHFSKFVPPNSVLIKTSFANKDLLTVGFQRPDNATVLVILNKTGKTIPVNVVDPNKGVAQVEIKARSIVTVFYYSQNYK from the exons ATGCTTGCAAAACTTATCCTTCTCCAGCTAATGTCAG CGTTTGCCCTAGGACAAGACTGTTTAAGCAGAGATTACGGCAATGGAGGCACTGTATGTGTTTGCAATTCGAATCATTGTGACACTGTCCCAAAGCCGAAAAAGTTAGAACCGAGTGAGCTTTTGATTTACACATCCAACAAAGCTGGTCTGAGATTTAATCTCGAAAAAACAAACTTCAAACCTTGTGCTTTCTCGGATCGGATAGTCATTGATCCTAAAACCAAGTACCAAACGATATTGGGGTGGGGCGGCGCCTTTACAGACGCAGCAGGAATCAACATTGCATCGCTGGAGGAAAGTCTTCAAACCAAACTTCTAGAAtcttatttttctgaaaacgGTCTTGAGTATAGCTTGTGTAGAGTACCGATCGGCGGTACCGATTTTTCAGTACGTGCTTACTCGTACGACGACGGTAAAGAAGACAAAGATTTGACCAACTTTAAATTAGCCGAAGAAGACCACAAATACAAA ATTCCGTACATTAAAAAAGCTCTAGAGTTGACTGAAAATAGGTTAAAATTGTTTGCGTCGGCTTGGACTGCACCCAAATGGATGAAAACTGACGGACAGTACGCCGGTCTTGGCGGTTCTCTTAAGAAAGAAATGTATCAAACATGGGTCGACtatttcatcaaattttttgataGTTATAAAGAGCAAGGAATCAGTTTTTGGGGCGTAACTACAGGAAATGAGCCCAGTTTAGCTATATCGCCTACTAACCGCATAAATAACGTCGGGTGGGGCCCAAAAAACATGGGAACATGGGTTCGCGATAATTTAGGACCAACAATTCGAAACTCGGCATATTCAGACATGAAGATTATGATATTGGATGATCAAAGATCGCTTCTTCCGTGGTATGCCGATGAG GTTCTTAAAGATAATACTGTTCGTAAATACGTAGATGGAGTCGCTGTGCATTGGTATCACAATATTTGGCCTCTGTTTTGGCCTGCTTCAGTACTGACTTTCACTCATTGGCATTTCCctgaaaagtttattttagcCACTGAGGCTTGCAATGGTGTAGGTGAGGAGTCGGTGGTTCTTGGGTCGTGGGAACGAGGCGAAAAATATTCGTATGATATAATTAAG GATTTGCAAAACTGGGTGACCGGTTGGATCGACTGGAACATGGTGCTCGATTTATCAGGTGGACCCACCTACATTAGCAATAACGTTGATGCGCCCATAATTGTTAACGCGTCTGCGGGTGAATTTTACAAACAACCCATGTACTACCACTTAGGccatttctcaaaatttgtgcCACCGAATTCGGTGCTGATTAAGACGAGTTTCGCCAACAAAGACTTACTTACGGTAGGTTTCCAAAGACCTGATAATGCTACAGTCTTGGTAATTCTAAACAA AACTGGAAAAACTATACCTGTAAATGTTGTCGATCCTAATAAAGGTGTCGCACAGGTGGAAATCAAAGCAAGATCAATTGTCACAGTTTTCTATTATAgccaaaattataaataa
- the LOC135265202 gene encoding uncharacterized protein LOC135265202: MSSPKNDILAEIPTEDLPKLALLFEKHVDWAPHVSNLIKTGICLKQSHKYCNYITFLSVETAWTEDGTIIILQTFHCYNIFVFTLDEQCINLRRGLSSTNLLNYKNEHAVFFCVHEKHIPVINQVITDLNLKATKSHVPYLMYALAPEVGRKTGTPSGVKVQKLHLGLVEQINSAWPYNFKGSEDYIGSLIEMYGGYGLFLDETNELVAWILRYNLGHVGILQTKDKYKKRGFGTHVTKVLVDNIVKEGNRPFATISATNFVSVSLFERLGFENIGECSFFKLSGFKNCDACIK, encoded by the exons ATGTCTTCGCCCAAAAACGACATTCTCGCCGAAATTCCAACCGAAGATTTGCCAAAGCTGGCCCTTTTGTTTGAGAAACACGTTGACTGGGCGCCCCATGTCTCAAATCTAATAAAAACGGGAATTTGTCTCAAGCAGTCCCACAAGTATTGTAATTACATTACGTTTTTATCTGTTGAGACAGCTTGGACGGAAGATGGCACAATAATTATCTTACAAACG TTTCATTGTTACAACATATTTGTATTCACTTTGGACGAACAGTGCATAAATTTACGTCGAGGTCTCAGCTCAACAAATCTcctaaattacaaaaatgaacacgctgtgtttttttgtgttcacgAAAAACACATCCCTGTTATAAATCAGGTGATTACAGACTTAAATCTAAAGGCCACAAAATCGCACGTGCCGTATTTAATGTACGCACTGGCGCCGGAAGTGGGCCGCAAAACTGGGACACCGTCAGGTGTCAAAGTGCAAAAATTGCATTTAGGTTTGGTGGAGCAGATTAATTCAGCCTGGCCTTACAATTTCAAAGGATCCGAGGATTATATTGGGTCTCTTATTGAAATGTATGGGGGCTATGGGTTGTTTTTGGACGAAACGAACGAATTGGTGGCTTGGATCTTGAGATACAATTTGGGTCACGTTGGAATCCTTCAAACGAAGGATAAATACAAGAAGAGGGGATTTGGGACACATGTGACCAAAGTTTTGGTCGATAATATTGTCAAAGAGGGGAACCGGCCGTTTGCAACTATAAgtgcaacaaattttgtttcagtttctttgtttGAAAGGCTGGGGTTTGAAAATATCGGGGAATGTTCGTTTTTCAAGCTTTCGGGGTTTAAGAATTGTGACGCTTGTATTAAATAA
- the Cks30A gene encoding cyclin-dependent kinases regulatory subunit, with the protein MHRNKLEELQRNIYYSDKYYDEEYEYRHVVLPKEMVKMVPKTHLMSEDEWRGIGVQQSKGWVHYMTHSPEPHILLFKRPITTPPTQNGN; encoded by the exons atgcatagaaataagCTTGAGGAATTGCAGAGAAACATCTACTACTCCGATAAATATTACGACGAGGAATATGAATATCG acACGTCGTGTTGCCCAAAGAAATGGTTAAAATGGTGCCGAAAACTCATCTGATGTCAGAGGATGAATGGCGAGGTATTGGGGTACAACAAAGTAAGGGTTGGGTGCATTATATGACACATTCTCCAG AACCGCacattttgttgtttaaacgGCCAATAACAACACCACCAACCCAGAATGGAAATTGA
- the LOC664557 gene encoding uncharacterized protein LOC664557 has product MNDVLNEILDENLPKLAQIYQKHVDWAPHVLSLVHTGMRWRKSQKYHHCIKFLSLGDSWEKDGTLIVLMEFGCYDIFVFTLDEKCTNLRQGLAQTNLLNFTNGSFFCVHEKHISALLQIADDKNIKLSYAPDPYIMFVLPPEIEISIYPSGAYVKKLDATFANQINSFWAYGAPGFDLRYLESLLEMNGGFGVFLESTNEIVAWIVRHCLGHIGMLQTKEEFRKNGYAVLVTKVLAEEIRKDGIFPFATIHSSNAASIRMFKKIGFSAIGTCAYLNFNNK; this is encoded by the exons atgaatgaTGTTTTGAATGAGATTCTGGACGAAAATCTCCCTAAATTAGCCCAGATTTATCAGAAACATGTAGACTGGGCACCTCACGTCCTCAGCCTGGTTCACACCGGCATGAGGTGGAGAAAATCCCAGAAATATCATCACTGCATCAAATTCTTATCATTGGGTGATAGTTGGGAGAAAGATGGCACTCTTATCGTCCTGATGGAg TTCGGTTGTTACGATATATTCGTCTTTACTTTAGACgaaaaatgtacaaatttGCGCCAGGGATTGGCCCAAacaaatttactaaattttacaaacggttcatttttttgcgtacACGAGAAACACATCTCCGCTCTTTTGCAAATTGCCGAcgacaaaaacataaaactgtCATACGCTCCTGATCCATATATTATGTTTGTTTTGCCTCCAGAAATAGAAATTTCGATTTACCCTTCTGGTGCTTATGTTAAAAAACTAGATGCGACTTTTGCCAATCAGATTAACTCATTTTGGGCGTACGGTGCTCCAGGATTTGACTTACGCTATTTAGAGTCTTTACTCGAAATGAATGGGGGGTTTGGAGTGTTTTTGGAGAGCACGAACGAAATAGTTGCGTGGATTGTGAGACATTGTTTGGGTCACATCGGCATGCTTCAGACTAAAGAAGAGTTCAGGAAAAACGGTTATGCCGTTCTTGTTACCAAAGTTTTAGCTGAGGAAATCAGGAAAGACGGGATTTTTCCGTTTGCTACAATTCATTCAAGTAACGCGGCTTCAATTcgcatgtttaaaaaaattggttttagcGCAATTGGAACTTgtgcatatttgaattttaacaataaataa
- the LOC664562 gene encoding lysosomal acid glucosylceramidase has protein sequence MLVLLLVLSTLSFSNCQQCQSRDYGNGGTVCVCNATYCDTIARPQRVPPSQFLTYTSNLAGLRFSQTSGTFAPRPNSSNRIYLNSSRVYQTIIGWGGAFTDATGINIESLPANMREMLLESYYSPNGLEYSLGRVPIGGTDFSVRPYSYDDGGPDPDLINFALAPEDLLYKIPNIQRAINLTNGNIKLFASAWTAPRWMKTNGDYSGYGFIRRFFYQTWANYYVRFLDEYRRRGVNFWGITTGNEPADALNPFDQLEVVGWPSWLIGDWILNNLGPTIRGSPNYSNLTIMILDDQRVFLPWYIVRALNNNRTRQYIDGIAVHWYLDLYSSPDLLDQTQRLFPEKFILGTEASVMPASYETPVLLGSWTRGEEYSSDIITDMQHWVTGWVDWNMALNPDGGPNYIRNFVDSTIIVNATSAEFYKQPTYYHFGHFSKFVPRGSVRIDCNLVLSDNSTDVDSVAFRRPDNGTAVVILNRNPTAVSLNILDNSRGTAPIAITAKSITTVLYW, from the exons ATGCTGGTACTGCTGTTGGTTCTGTCCACCCTAA GTTTTTCAAACTGCCAACAATGCCAAAGTCGCGATTACGGCAACGGGGGGACCGTGTGTGTGTGCAACGCCACGTATTGTGACACAATCGCAAGACCCCAAAGAGTGCCCCCATCCCAATTTCTCACATACACCTCCAACTTGGCTGGCCTGAGATTCAGCCAAACGAGTGGGACGTTTGCCCCTCGACCCAACTCCTCCAACCGTATTTACCTAAACTCGAGCAGGGTGTACCAAACAATCATTGGCTGGGGTGGAGCTTTCACTGATGCGACCGGAATCAACATTGAATCGCTACCAGCCAACATGCGGGAAATGTTACTAGAATCGTACTATTCGCCCAATGGGCTTGAATACAGTCTTGGGAGAGTTCCGATTGGAGGGACGGATTTTTCGGTACGACCGTACTCTTATGACGATGGTGGACCGGATCCAGACCTGATTAATTTTGCCCTAGCCCCGGAAGATTTACTCtataaa ATTCCAAATATTCAAAGGGCAATTAATTTGACAAACGGCAACATCAAGCTTTTTGCCTCAGCATGGACGGCACCCAGATGGATGAAAACGAATGGGGACTACAGCGGATATGGATTTATTCGAAGGTTTTTCTACCAGACTTGGGCAAACTACTATGTCAGGTTTTTGGATGAGTACCGACGACGCGGTGTCAATTTTTGGGGAATTACCACAGGGAACGAACCAGCTGATGCTTTGAACCCTTTCGACCAGCTTGAAGTCGTTGGTTGGCCTTCATGGTTGATT GGAGACTGGATTTTAAACAATCTAGGACCAACAATTCGAGGATCTCCTAATTACTCAAATCTGACAATTATGATACTTGATGATCAAAGAGTATTTCTGCCTTGGTATATAGTCAGAGCACTAAATAATAACAGAACGCGACAATATATCGACGGTATTGCTGTTCACTGGTACCTGGACTTATACTCCTCACCAGATTTGCTAGACCAGACTCAGAGACTTTTCCCTGAGAAATTCATTTTAGGGACGGAGGCTAGTGTCATGCCAGCTTCGTACGAAACGCCAGTTTTATTAGGTTCATGGACACGCGGTGAAGAATATTCTTCCGACATAATAACA gATATGCAACACTGGGTCACCGGTTGGGTCGACTGGAACATGGCGCTGAATCCTGATGGTGGGCCCAATTACATCCGAAACTTCGTCGACTCCACCATCATAGTAAACGCCACGAGTGCCGAGTTTTACAAACAACCCACCTATTACCACTTCGGACATTTCTCCAAATTTGTACCCAGAGGATCAGTTAGGATTGACTGCAACCTAGTCCTCAGCGATAACTCTACGGATGTTGACAGTGTTGCTTTCAGAAGACCGGACAATGGTACCGCCGTAGTCATTTTAAACAG aAACCCAACAGCAGTATCGCTCAACATATTGGATAACTCTAGAGGTACCGCCCCCATAGCAATAACAGCAAAATCCATTACAACTGTTTTGTACTGGTAA